Proteins found in one Methylosinus sp. PW1 genomic segment:
- a CDS encoding acyl-CoA dehydrogenase family protein, translating to MNAPLDRGANVVATAARHADDVDRNGRFPIEAFQALKDARLLSLLIPIEFSGGGASLADVAEICTSLGQQCASTAMIFAMHQIKVSSLIAHGRGSAWHESFMRRVSDKQLLLGSATTEGGVGGNMRNSICAFERDGATFRIAKEGALISYGAYSDAILVTARRAVDAPPSDQLMAVLEKSQYRLDRTGGWDALGMRGTCSEGFTFSGEAPIEQIFTHDFAEIASESMLATAHLLWSAVWYGVASDALSRAQSFVRKDARRHPNGPAPGALRLAEATAKLQLMRSNIVEGLKRFAKAQQNTDDLNSMSFAVAMNNIKIGSSQLSIEIINHALLIAGIAGYKNDTPFSVGRHMRDALSAQVMISNDRIFTNLSNLLLAQRIDQRLGD from the coding sequence ATGAATGCGCCACTCGATCGCGGAGCGAATGTCGTTGCGACGGCCGCCCGCCACGCCGACGATGTCGACCGCAACGGCCGTTTCCCGATCGAGGCGTTTCAGGCGCTCAAGGACGCGCGCCTGCTATCGCTGCTGATCCCGATCGAATTCAGCGGCGGCGGAGCCTCGCTCGCCGATGTCGCCGAGATCTGCACCTCGCTCGGCCAGCAATGCGCCTCGACGGCGATGATCTTCGCCATGCATCAGATCAAAGTGTCGAGCCTCATCGCGCATGGCCGCGGCAGCGCCTGGCACGAGAGCTTCATGCGCCGCGTCAGCGACAAGCAGCTGCTGCTCGGCTCCGCGACGACCGAAGGCGGCGTCGGCGGCAATATGCGCAACAGCATTTGCGCGTTCGAGCGCGACGGCGCGACATTCCGCATCGCCAAGGAAGGCGCGCTCATCTCCTATGGCGCCTATTCGGACGCGATCCTCGTCACCGCGCGCCGCGCGGTCGACGCTCCGCCCTCCGATCAGCTGATGGCCGTGCTGGAGAAGAGCCAATATCGTCTCGATCGCACCGGCGGCTGGGACGCGCTCGGCATGCGCGGCACCTGCAGCGAAGGCTTCACCTTCAGCGGCGAGGCGCCGATCGAGCAGATATTCACCCATGACTTCGCCGAGATCGCCTCCGAGTCCATGCTCGCAACCGCGCATCTCCTGTGGAGCGCGGTGTGGTACGGCGTCGCCTCGGACGCGCTTTCGCGCGCGCAATCCTTCGTGCGCAAGGATGCGCGCCGCCATCCCAATGGCCCGGCTCCCGGCGCGCTGCGTCTCGCAGAAGCGACCGCCAAGTTGCAGCTCATGCGCTCCAACATCGTCGAAGGGCTGAAGCGCTTCGCCAAGGCGCAGCAGAACACGGACGATCTCAATTCGATGAGCTTCGCCGTCGCGATGAACAACATCAAGATCGGCTCGTCGCAGCTCTCGATCGAGATCATCAATCATGCGCTGCTGATCGCGGGCATCGCCGGCTACAAGAACGACACGCCCTTCAGCGTCGGCCGCCACATGCGCGACGCGCTCTCGGCGCAGGTGATGATCTCCAACGACCGCATCTTCACCAATCTGTCCAATCTGCTGCTCGCGCAGCGCATCGACCAGCGGCTGGGAGACTGA
- a CDS encoding acyl carrier protein yields MLDTIRRLVDEQGRLAVAAEAIGDDADLYATGLTSFAAVQLMLALEETFDVEFPDRMLNRRSFSSIASIAGCLHELKEAA; encoded by the coding sequence ATGCTCGATACGATTAGACGACTCGTCGACGAACAAGGCCGCTTGGCCGTGGCCGCGGAGGCGATCGGCGACGACGCCGATCTCTACGCCACGGGACTCACATCCTTCGCCGCCGTCCAGCTGATGCTGGCGCTCGAAGAGACTTTCGACGTCGAATTCCCCGACCGCATGCTCAACCGTCGCAGCTTCTCCTCGATCGCCTCGATCGCCGGCTGCCTGCACGAGCTCAAGGAAGCCGCCTGA
- a CDS encoding GumC family protein gives MLDYESGSKSLAERQRPIAAETPRARSSLTPGRLISLALRNKLFILSVALACAVGGYALTKLLTPRYVAAAQIYLDPRGLPGLEGDANQGQDSTGFINFVETQTRILTSQVVLERVVEAEKLTEDPEFGASTSFFGKLFGRFGRAPTKEEIVDGAVRALGTKIMVRRPERTFIIDIAASSDNAQKSARIANAVAQAYIDVRSTMHKDAAQQAASSFTGRLDGLRERLLAAEKAVEAYKAENGFVGTRDSYIDEQRLKELNQQLTFARTRLEDTRSRFEQVQRAAHSDTELAAIAANMNLMTLNALRGQQAEAAQKLADLSAELGPQHPVVKNATARLAETKRLVNTELARVAVSLRKDYERARSTEEALNREMQKLEGRAVVSAQASVKLRDLEREVEVSRTIYESFLTRSRQTGEARQLDAASTHIITMATPPIARSFPPGAGLMTGAGFVAGLTLGLGLAFLRERGFGGAPESGPRRDVETEPVRVAVTDATKFTVRGPTAGPERLELTRLGIPFVRPFADRRELEAVVSRFGALVAESAHRPLVIGLVGDAPGSIRTVMAVNIALALRLQHLEVALVDADRDHAALTVLIEDGLEAFGDADDPFVRTDDSVLLALPAIDRRSGAAGAVERIVDGFRDGNPAEVDIVLCDGVGSDESMFERLDFVAPVLGRDQDEETAIAELPAALRAKIAVILRVDHSDPWLPRRDARRRAETRKTA, from the coding sequence ATGTTGGATTATGAATCCGGGTCGAAAAGTCTCGCAGAACGTCAGCGCCCTATCGCGGCGGAGACGCCCCGCGCGCGCTCCTCGCTGACGCCGGGACGCTTGATCTCGCTCGCTCTTCGCAACAAGCTTTTCATCCTGTCCGTCGCGCTCGCCTGCGCGGTCGGCGGCTATGCGCTCACCAAGCTGCTGACGCCGCGCTATGTCGCGGCCGCGCAGATCTATCTCGATCCGCGCGGGCTGCCCGGTCTCGAGGGCGACGCCAATCAGGGCCAGGATTCGACTGGCTTCATCAATTTCGTCGAGACGCAGACGCGCATCCTGACCTCGCAGGTCGTGCTCGAGCGCGTCGTGGAGGCGGAGAAGCTCACCGAGGATCCCGAGTTCGGCGCATCGACGTCCTTTTTCGGCAAGCTGTTCGGCCGCTTCGGCCGCGCGCCGACGAAGGAGGAGATCGTCGACGGCGCCGTGCGCGCGCTCGGCACCAAAATCATGGTGCGCCGCCCCGAGCGCACCTTCATCATCGACATCGCCGCCTCGAGCGACAATGCGCAGAAATCGGCGCGCATCGCCAATGCGGTGGCGCAGGCCTATATCGATGTGCGCTCGACGATGCATAAGGACGCCGCGCAGCAGGCGGCGAGCTCCTTCACCGGGCGCCTCGACGGGCTGCGGGAACGCCTGCTCGCCGCGGAAAAAGCCGTCGAGGCCTATAAGGCGGAGAACGGCTTCGTCGGCACGCGCGATTCCTACATAGACGAGCAGAGGCTGAAGGAGCTCAATCAGCAGCTCACCTTCGCCCGCACGCGGCTCGAAGACACGCGCTCGCGCTTCGAGCAGGTGCAGCGCGCGGCGCATTCGGACACGGAGCTCGCCGCCATCGCCGCCAATATGAATTTGATGACATTGAATGCGCTGCGTGGACAGCAGGCGGAGGCGGCGCAAAAGCTGGCCGATCTCTCCGCCGAGCTCGGGCCGCAGCATCCGGTCGTCAAGAATGCGACGGCGCGACTCGCCGAGACCAAGCGCCTCGTCAATACCGAGCTGGCGCGCGTCGCCGTTTCCTTGCGCAAGGATTATGAGCGCGCTCGCAGCACCGAGGAGGCGCTGAACCGCGAGATGCAGAAGCTCGAGGGCAGGGCCGTCGTCTCGGCGCAAGCTTCGGTCAAGCTTCGCGATCTCGAGCGCGAGGTCGAGGTCAGCCGCACGATCTACGAATCCTTCCTCACGCGCTCGCGTCAGACCGGCGAGGCGCGGCAGCTCGACGCCGCCAGCACGCATATCATTACAATGGCGACGCCGCCGATCGCGCGCAGCTTTCCGCCGGGCGCCGGGCTGATGACGGGCGCCGGCTTCGTCGCCGGCCTCACTCTGGGCCTCGGCCTCGCTTTTCTGCGGGAACGCGGCTTCGGCGGCGCGCCCGAGTCCGGTCCGCGTCGCGATGTCGAGACCGAGCCGGTGCGCGTCGCTGTGACCGATGCGACGAAATTCACCGTGCGCGGGCCGACGGCAGGGCCGGAGCGCCTCGAGCTGACGCGGCTCGGCATTCCTTTCGTGCGGCCTTTCGCCGATCGCCGCGAGCTCGAGGCGGTGGTGTCGCGCTTCGGCGCGCTGGTCGCCGAGAGCGCGCATCGGCCGCTCGTCATCGGGCTGGTCGGCGACGCGCCCGGCTCCATTCGCACAGTGATGGCCGTCAATATCGCTCTGGCGCTGCGGCTGCAGCATCTCGAGGTGGCGCTCGTCGACGCGGACCGCGATCATGCGGCGCTCACCGTTCTCATCGAGGACGGGCTCGAGGCGTTCGGCGACGCCGACGATCCTTTTGTGCGCACCGACGACAGCGTGCTGCTGGCGCTGCCGGCGATCGATCGTCGCTCGGGCGCGGCCGGCGCCGTGGAGCGCATCGTCGATGGTTTCCGCGACGGCAATCCGGCCGAAGTCGATATTGTGCTCTGTGACGGCGTCGGCTCGGACGAGAGCATGTTCGAGCGGCTCGACTTTGTGGCGCCGGTGCTCGGCCGCGATCAGGACGAGGAGACCGCGATCGCCGAGCTTCCCGCGGCGCTGCGCGCCAAGATCGCGGTGATTTTGCGAGTCGATCATAGCGATCCCTGGCTGCCGCGCCGCGATGCGCGCCGCCGTGCGGAGACGCGCAAGACCGCCTGA
- a CDS encoding glycosyltransferase gives MIRATERKKTLFLVSTATQPCGVESFARHVAARWGELGLEAQRLAVSGRLSDWAAIWRALGEVDAIAINLPVVAWKKVVLTPLVALILALLRGRGRVLVLHEWADLDWRRRLIVSVYALFAQRFVFSSPFVREGFAEGVVTRFLAARSAIAPIPSNIPPTAPDGPSPLAARIEAARAEGRIVIGHFGSIYPKKQSDFVLDVAAKLRDSGRPVLCLFIGGFVKGVDRVEEDFRAKARALGLAEDCLVTGYVDGPRDLHALFAEVDCFLYRFPEGLTSRRGSVLACLQSGKPVIVNAPREAGEFDHHRAYRRAIADGSLMLLANDADARAYADRLARSESLPSRSLSPLYDQCWRDAAAAVAAAIDTEPMNAAPLLAE, from the coding sequence ATGATCCGCGCGACCGAACGCAAGAAGACGCTGTTCCTGGTCTCGACGGCCACGCAGCCTTGCGGCGTCGAATCCTTCGCCCGCCATGTGGCGGCGCGCTGGGGCGAGCTCGGCCTCGAGGCGCAGCGGCTCGCCGTCTCCGGCAGACTCTCCGATTGGGCGGCGATCTGGCGCGCGCTCGGCGAGGTGGACGCCATCGCGATCAATCTGCCGGTCGTCGCCTGGAAAAAGGTCGTGCTGACGCCGCTCGTCGCGCTCATCCTCGCGCTGCTGCGCGGGCGCGGCCGCGTCCTCGTCCTGCATGAATGGGCCGATCTCGACTGGCGTCGCCGCCTCATCGTCTCCGTCTATGCGCTCTTCGCGCAACGTTTCGTCTTCTCCTCGCCCTTCGTGCGCGAGGGCTTCGCCGAAGGCGTCGTCACGCGCTTTCTGGCCGCCCGCAGCGCCATCGCACCCATCCCTTCCAATATTCCGCCGACCGCGCCGGACGGCCCCTCCCCGCTCGCCGCGCGCATAGAGGCGGCGCGCGCCGAGGGACGCATCGTCATCGGCCATTTCGGCTCGATCTATCCCAAGAAGCAATCCGACTTCGTGCTCGACGTGGCTGCAAAGCTGCGCGACTCCGGCCGGCCGGTCCTCTGCCTCTTCATCGGCGGCTTCGTCAAAGGCGTCGATCGCGTCGAGGAGGATTTTCGCGCCAAGGCTCGGGCGCTCGGCCTCGCCGAGGATTGCCTCGTGACCGGCTATGTCGACGGCCCGCGCGATCTGCATGCGCTCTTCGCCGAGGTCGACTGCTTCCTCTATCGCTTTCCCGAAGGGCTCACCTCGCGCCGCGGCAGCGTGCTCGCCTGCCTGCAATCCGGCAAGCCGGTGATCGTCAATGCGCCGCGCGAGGCCGGCGAGTTCGACCATCATCGCGCCTATCGCCGCGCCATCGCCGACGGCTCGCTGATGCTTCTCGCCAATGACGCCGATGCGCGCGCCTATGCCGACCGCCTCGCGCGTTCGGAGAGCCTGCCGTCGCGCTCGCTGTCGCCGCTCTATGATCAGTGCTGGCGCGACGCAGCCGCCGCTGTCGCGGCCGCGATCGATACAGAGCCCATGAACGCCGCGCCGCTTCTGGCCGAGTAA
- a CDS encoding polyamine ABC transporter substrate-binding protein → MRILAACLFALGGAMGAQGAERVVNIFNWSDYIDPRVLEDFTRETGVKVVYDTYDSNEILETRLLAGAAGYDVVVPSATFLQRQIKAGVYRPLDKSKLKNIDNVWPEIAQRLSRYDPGNAHAVTYMWFTTGVAYNVAKIKERIGDKQIASWDQVLKPENLRKFADCGVYVLDSPEDLFSITLNYLKLDPNSKEPGDIRRAADLLSGLRRHIKKFHSSEYINALANGDICLAIGWAGDSFQARNRAREAANGVEIAYVIPQEGTLMSLDSLAIPKDAPHPDEAHLFIDYLLRPEVAARNTKITNFANGVGASRPLVDKEIAENPAIYPDAATMKRLFTVTAPDQPIQKIVTREWTRVKTGR, encoded by the coding sequence ATGAGAATCCTCGCCGCATGTCTGTTCGCGCTGGGGGGCGCCATGGGCGCGCAGGGCGCCGAGCGGGTCGTCAACATCTTCAATTGGAGCGATTATATCGACCCGCGCGTGCTCGAGGACTTCACCCGCGAAACGGGCGTCAAGGTCGTCTACGACACCTATGATTCCAACGAGATATTGGAGACGCGCCTGCTCGCCGGCGCCGCCGGCTATGATGTCGTCGTCCCCTCCGCGACCTTTCTGCAGCGGCAGATCAAGGCCGGCGTCTATCGCCCGCTCGACAAGAGCAAGCTGAAGAATATCGACAATGTGTGGCCGGAGATCGCGCAGCGTCTCTCGCGCTACGATCCGGGCAACGCCCATGCGGTGACCTATATGTGGTTCACCACCGGCGTCGCTTATAATGTCGCGAAGATCAAAGAGCGCATCGGCGACAAGCAGATCGCCTCCTGGGACCAGGTGCTGAAGCCGGAAAATCTGCGCAAATTCGCCGATTGTGGCGTCTATGTGCTCGATAGTCCCGAAGATCTCTTCTCGATCACGCTCAATTACCTGAAGCTCGATCCCAATTCCAAGGAGCCGGGCGACATTCGGCGCGCCGCCGATCTGCTCTCCGGCCTGCGGCGGCACATAAAGAAGTTCCACTCCTCGGAATATATCAACGCGCTGGCCAATGGCGACATTTGCCTCGCCATCGGCTGGGCCGGCGACAGCTTCCAGGCGCGCAATCGCGCCCGCGAGGCCGCCAATGGCGTCGAGATCGCTTATGTGATCCCGCAGGAGGGGACGCTGATGTCGCTCGACAGCCTCGCCATCCCCAAGGACGCGCCGCATCCGGACGAGGCGCATCTCTTCATCGATTATCTGCTGCGGCCGGAGGTCGCCGCCCGCAACACCAAGATCACCAATTTCGCCAATGGCGTCGGCGCCTCGCGGCCGCTGGTGGACAAGGAGATCGCCGAGAATCCGGCGATCTATCCCGATGCGGCGACGATGAAGCGGCTCTTCACCGTCACAGCGCCGGATCAGCCGATCCAGAAGATCGTCACCCGCGAATGGACAAGGGTGAAGACCGGCCGCTGA
- a CDS encoding MmcB family DNA repair protein, producing MEPASPLESLREQNARLVTRGARRYLRAAGFSVLAELPLPGGRRADLVALASDGALRIVEVKSSLADFRADRKWMDYRLHCDRFYFAIPCDLSEEAFPADAGLIVADAHGAMLTREAPVHKLAPASRKAMLLRFAGAAAERLHYAVHRDEY from the coding sequence ATGGAGCCTGCCTCTCCGCTGGAAAGTCTGCGCGAGCAAAACGCCCGTCTCGTGACGCGCGGCGCGCGGCGCTATTTGCGGGCGGCGGGATTTTCGGTGCTCGCGGAGCTGCCGCTGCCGGGCGGGCGGCGGGCCGATCTCGTCGCTCTCGCGTCGGATGGAGCGCTGCGCATCGTCGAGGTGAAGAGCTCGCTCGCCGATTTCCGCGCCGATCGCAAATGGATGGACTATCGCCTCCATTGCGATCGCTTCTATTTCGCCATTCCCTGCGATCTCTCCGAGGAGGCCTTTCCCGCGGACGCCGGCCTCATCGTCGCCGACGCGCATGGAGCCATGCTGACGCGCGAGGCGCCGGTCCATAAGCTCGCGCCGGCCAGCCGCAAGGCCATGCTGCTGCGCTTCGCCGGCGCGGCGGCGGAGCGGCTTCACTACGCTGTGCATCGCGACGAATACTGA
- a CDS encoding ActR/PrrA/RegA family redox response regulator transcription factor encodes MIDDAGAAEHTEFDAAVEAALGELPQERSLLIVEDDKPFLSRLTRAMEARGFLVTAVESVADGLAAVEAASPAFAIIDMRLGDGNGIDVISSLKVKRPDARGIILTGYGNIATAVTAVKLGAFDYLAKPADADEIYHALMATKIDKPDAVDNPMSADRVRWEHIQRVYESCDRNVSETARRLNMHRRTLQRILAKRAPR; translated from the coding sequence ATGATCGACGACGCTGGCGCAGCCGAACACACCGAATTCGATGCGGCCGTGGAGGCCGCGCTCGGGGAGCTCCCGCAGGAGCGCTCGCTGCTGATCGTGGAGGACGACAAGCCCTTCCTCAGCCGGCTCACGCGCGCGATGGAGGCGCGCGGCTTTCTCGTCACCGCGGTGGAGAGCGTCGCCGACGGCCTCGCCGCCGTCGAGGCCGCCTCGCCCGCCTTCGCCATCATCGACATGCGGCTCGGCGACGGCAATGGCATAGACGTCATCTCCTCGCTCAAGGTGAAGCGGCCGGACGCGCGCGGCATCATCCTCACCGGCTATGGCAATATCGCCACGGCGGTGACGGCGGTGAAGCTCGGCGCCTTCGACTATCTGGCCAAGCCCGCCGACGCCGATGAAATCTATCATGCGCTGATGGCGACGAAGATCGACAAGCCCGACGCGGTCGACAATCCCATGTCGGCGGATCGCGTGCGCTGGGAGCATATTCAGCGCGTCTATGAGAGCTGCGACCGCAATGTGTCGGAGACGGCGCGCCGGCTCAACATGCATCGCCGCACGCTGCAGCGCATATTGGCCAAGCGTGCGCCGAGATGA
- a CDS encoding ActS/PrrB/RegB family redox-sensitive histidine kinase, which translates to MTNTADADFGHQARQLRVDTLIILRWLAIAGQTFATLVTFFYFQFDFPIGLSFIAIATSACLNAALRLATTRTFRLDDGEAALLLSYDILQLSALLYLTGGVANPFAMLFLAPVMISAVSLPRKLTILLGVLMIASATILTVEFQPLPWYEGVELHFPLLYRTGVWTALVLSAAFVGLYAARVSDEARQLSTALAATELVLEREQHLSQLDGLAAAAAHELGTPLATIAVVTKELQNSAQASAPALADDLALLAQEARRCRDILRKLVSLGQAETGGMLDMQTLETMLEEVIEPHRAFGVDVELTRRGPPPEPSFSRNPGIVYGLGNLVENAVDFAQSRVRIEALWSKELVVIVIEDDGPGFSQAILNRLGDPYVSGRPTDRRTKNEPGSGLGLGLFIAKTLLERSGATVTTANVQSPQTGAKVTISWPRTALERSAGNAEGGGRERGSDQQTPSSDAA; encoded by the coding sequence ATGACCAATACAGCCGACGCCGATTTCGGCCATCAGGCCCGCCAGCTTCGCGTCGACACGCTCATCATCCTGCGCTGGCTGGCGATCGCCGGCCAGACCTTCGCGACGCTCGTCACCTTCTTCTATTTTCAGTTCGATTTCCCGATCGGGCTGAGCTTCATCGCCATCGCGACCTCGGCCTGCCTCAACGCTGCGCTGCGCCTCGCCACGACGCGCACCTTCCGCCTCGACGACGGCGAGGCGGCGCTGCTCTTGTCCTATGACATATTGCAGCTCTCGGCCCTGCTCTATCTCACCGGCGGCGTCGCCAATCCTTTCGCCATGCTGTTTCTGGCGCCGGTGATGATCTCGGCCGTGTCGCTGCCGCGCAAGCTGACCATTCTGCTCGGCGTGCTGATGATCGCCTCGGCGACGATACTGACCGTCGAGTTTCAGCCTTTGCCCTGGTACGAGGGCGTCGAGCTGCATTTCCCGCTGCTCTATCGCACCGGCGTATGGACCGCGCTGGTTCTGAGCGCGGCCTTCGTCGGCCTCTACGCGGCGCGCGTCTCCGACGAGGCGCGGCAATTGTCGACGGCGCTGGCGGCGACGGAGCTGGTGCTGGAGCGCGAGCAGCATCTCTCGCAGCTGGACGGCCTCGCGGCCGCCGCCGCGCATGAGCTCGGCACGCCGCTCGCCACGATCGCGGTCGTCACCAAGGAGTTGCAAAACTCGGCGCAGGCCTCGGCGCCGGCGCTCGCCGACGATCTCGCTCTGCTCGCCCAGGAGGCGCGGCGCTGCCGAGACATTCTGCGCAAGCTCGTCTCGCTCGGCCAGGCGGAGACGGGCGGCATGCTCGACATGCAGACGCTGGAGACCATGCTCGAGGAGGTGATCGAGCCGCATCGCGCCTTCGGCGTCGACGTAGAGCTGACACGGCGCGGCCCGCCCCCCGAGCCGAGCTTCTCGCGCAATCCCGGCATCGTCTACGGCCTCGGCAATCTCGTCGAGAACGCCGTCGATTTCGCCCAATCGCGCGTGCGCATAGAGGCCTTGTGGTCCAAGGAGCTCGTCGTCATCGTCATAGAAGATGACGGCCCCGGCTTCTCGCAGGCGATTCTCAATCGCCTTGGCGATCCTTATGTCAGCGGACGTCCGACCGATCGGCGCACCAAGAACGAGCCGGGCTCCGGCCTCGGCCTGGGCCTCTTCATCGCCAAGACGCTGCTCGAGCGCTCCGGCGCGACCGTGACGACGGCCAATGTGCAATCCCCGCAGACAGGCGCCAAGGTGACGATCTCCTGGCCCCGCACGGCGCTGGAGCGCTCCGCCGGCAACGCCGAAGGCGGCGGACGCGAGCGGGGCTCAGACCAACAAACGCCTTCGTCCGACGCGGCGTGA
- a CDS encoding phytoene/squalene synthase family protein: MDEAATTARETELADHYRHCEAALREQDLDLWLACLFAPAQARPHLHAIGAFCAEISSVRARVSQPILGEMRLRWWYDSLEAPADSEGAHAHPIADALFDTLERCAIPREEVVELLEAQSFDLYDEQMESLAALETYCDRVFGAPLRWRARVIDVEDAARQEEALRLAGRAYGSTAILRALPRHLAQGQRFLPLDLLARHRAESDFVEAKLTPALAAALAELRGKARDYFEKARKAVRGDGAARAALLPAALIPLYLGAMERKGFDPLHMIAEPPQWRRQWRLWRAARGRGI; the protein is encoded by the coding sequence ATGGACGAGGCCGCGACGACCGCGCGCGAGACCGAGCTCGCCGACCATTACCGCCATTGCGAGGCGGCGCTGCGCGAGCAGGATCTCGACCTCTGGCTCGCCTGCCTGTTCGCGCCGGCGCAGGCGCGGCCGCATCTCCATGCGATCGGCGCTTTCTGCGCAGAGATTTCCAGCGTGCGGGCGCGCGTCTCGCAGCCGATTCTCGGCGAGATGCGGCTTCGCTGGTGGTACGATTCGCTCGAGGCCCCGGCCGATAGCGAGGGCGCCCACGCCCATCCCATCGCCGACGCTCTTTTCGACACGCTAGAGCGTTGCGCCATCCCGCGTGAGGAGGTCGTCGAACTGCTCGAGGCCCAAAGCTTCGATCTCTATGACGAGCAGATGGAGAGTCTCGCGGCGCTGGAAACCTATTGCGACCGCGTGTTCGGCGCGCCTTTGCGCTGGCGCGCGCGCGTCATCGACGTCGAGGACGCCGCACGGCAGGAGGAGGCGCTTCGCCTCGCCGGGCGCGCCTATGGCTCGACGGCGATTCTGCGCGCCCTGCCCCGCCATTTGGCGCAAGGGCAGCGATTCTTGCCCCTCGATCTTCTCGCGCGCCACCGCGCCGAGAGCGACTTCGTCGAGGCGAAGCTCACGCCTGCGCTCGCCGCCGCTCTGGCGGAGCTGCGCGGCAAGGCGCGCGATTATTTCGAAAAGGCGCGCAAAGCCGTGCGCGGCGATGGCGCGGCGCGCGCGGCTCTGCTGCCCGCAGCATTGATTCCACTCTATCTCGGCGCGATGGAGCGCAAAGGCTTCGATCCGCTCCATATGATCGCCGAGCCGCCGCAATGGCGGCGGCAGTGGCGGCTGTGGCGCGCGGCAAGGGGGCGCGGCATATAG
- a CDS encoding Mth938-like domain-containing protein has translation MAEQGRGFVPGRHRIESYGGGGFRFAEMSHRGSLLALPSGIHALEAVAAAAIDEVTLAPLFDESAGAVELLIFGSGANLRPPSPSLRARLKQAGIMVEAMATGAAVRTYNMLLDEDRRVAAVLIVV, from the coding sequence ATGGCCGAGCAGGGTCGAGGCTTCGTTCCGGGCCGCCACAGGATCGAGTCCTATGGCGGCGGCGGCTTTCGCTTCGCGGAAATGTCGCATCGCGGCTCGCTGCTCGCCCTGCCCTCCGGGATTCATGCTCTGGAGGCCGTCGCCGCGGCGGCGATCGACGAGGTCACGCTCGCGCCGCTCTTCGACGAGAGCGCCGGCGCGGTCGAGCTGCTGATCTTCGGCTCCGGCGCGAATTTGCGCCCGCCCTCGCCCTCCCTGCGCGCGCGGCTGAAGCAGGCGGGAATCATGGTCGAGGCCATGGCCACCGGCGCCGCCGTGCGAACCTATAATATGCTGCTCGACGAGGACCGCCGCGTCGCCGCCGTGCTGATCGTGGTGTGA
- the secF gene encoding protein translocase subunit SecF, with amino-acid sequence MKLLRLAPENTKFPFMRFRRVSYPFSAVLSICSILLFIFSGMNFGIDFAGGTVIELRAKTGHAEIATLRTNVEKLELGDVEVQSFGNESDATLRFGPQKGGDSAQQAAVEKIRSSVGSEYELRRVEVVGPRVSGELVQSGTLGVVLSIIAVLTYLWFRFEWQFAVGAVIATMHDLLLTVGFFSLTHLEFNTTSIAAILTIVGYSLNETVVVLDRIREMMRKYKKMPTDQMIDLSINAVLPRTIMTATTVFLALLSLAIFGGHVIRSFSLAMIWGIFVATYSSVFICSPMLIYLGLRNEDVGPAPEAAAAPSKGSAKATTRAKPKAA; translated from the coding sequence ATGAAGCTGCTGCGTCTCGCCCCCGAGAACACCAAGTTCCCCTTCATGCGGTTCCGCCGCGTGAGCTACCCGTTTTCGGCCGTGCTCTCGATCTGCTCTATTCTGCTGTTCATCTTCAGCGGCATGAATTTCGGCATCGATTTCGCCGGCGGCACGGTCATAGAGCTGCGCGCCAAGACCGGCCACGCCGAGATCGCCACTCTGCGCACCAATGTCGAGAAGCTCGAGCTCGGCGACGTCGAGGTGCAATCCTTCGGCAACGAGTCGGACGCCACACTGCGCTTCGGCCCGCAGAAGGGCGGCGATTCCGCCCAGCAGGCGGCGGTGGAGAAGATCCGCAGCTCGGTCGGCTCCGAGTATGAGCTGCGCCGCGTCGAGGTCGTCGGCCCGCGCGTCTCCGGCGAGCTGGTGCAATCAGGAACGCTCGGCGTCGTGCTGTCGATCATCGCCGTGCTGACCTATTTGTGGTTCCGTTTCGAATGGCAGTTCGCCGTCGGCGCGGTGATCGCGACCATGCACGATCTTCTGCTCACCGTCGGCTTCTTCTCGCTCACCCATCTCGAATTCAACACGACGTCGATCGCCGCGATTCTGACCATCGTCGGCTACTCGCTGAACGAGACCGTCGTCGTGCTCGACCGTATTCGCGAGATGATGCGCAAATATAAGAAGATGCCGACAGATCAGATGATCGATCTCTCGATCAACGCGGTGCTGCCGCGCACCATCATGACGGCGACGACGGTGTTTCTGGCGCTCCTCTCGCTGGCGATCTTCGGCGGCCATGTGATCCGCAGCTTCTCGCTGGCGATGATCTGGGGCATTTTCGTCGCCACCTATTCATCGGTCTTCATCTGCTCGCCCATGCTGATCTATCTCGGCCTGCGCAATGAGGATGTCGGCCCGGCGCCCGAGGCCGCTGCCGCGCCGAGCAAGGGCTCCGCCAAGGCGACGACGCGCGCCAAGCCCAAAGCGGCCTGA